The following coding sequences lie in one Brachionichthys hirsutus isolate HB-005 chromosome 15, CSIRO-AGI_Bhir_v1, whole genome shotgun sequence genomic window:
- the LOC137905064 gene encoding junctional cadherin 5-associated protein: MYSVEDLLISHGYKLPKSDPPSATPFDKRPADCQRELVDNRAGRGALNGYEADRGPSITGIYGIRPALVKAYPIADNESVERNQRRKDVGIGIGILGDAGPLGDSLATDSGFYDVPSLAYSEPLSYDERDVSYWRRRGQDFSILLDYADGRELRASAGAWRPQALITAEEHRAERQAQQLWEDISWLRDMDAAPGQLRVTEERKCQSLGTEEWRPAVGLGRQLSDGDGDRWAQGQYRLRTPVGFFHPRTKTKSQSLPRVLSPESSGRELIPSRPSLPDRQQRINRTVFSGPYSRYIYGGAVVRDRWGRNAGPSSHVAFLPKPRFSRPLQPPSYEIHQQTRGSAEMLAIDQGAKQKERSCYFPRGGDLRHDYFTQHSTISGMEPPGYIPPPSYRRILPPRSISLSRNAMASLRWRANSLQMPTSDPGRWLSRPTGGSWLEYYGDRAASYRRQVHSLHEEQPGHARQILIEDPRAKQISGGPSGSSLTDSDKIRNMNKETPSAKILGQSPHDSAFPQGSALNTDNRKIALNDNDSSNRWCNRGMNKKNESIAIEQNRAQFFPSSILGKPPPPPSKPADQSVSETVTEVKKIELPELPEKDKCRNLKKRLSETIFCLVSVPATPQLTGIIRDQNNNNEKSPDPADSPSDNKTGHLTNQSLQSTSSAEAELQALTGSIASSKASSRASSKMFKKVSCRPPKINHYKEMKLSGSWPANQYRDQETQTSPEARKPAPENKEAQQDPAPPNTDAPPDSRLAVGSTFTFPIKGVKSLKLSSNSAFSLTSTFSNQLNKSTAQQPAVPPSGSAEETNPAATSGQEPLEQFLLKPTNQRPWDAVKELETIKKEVQDQQQQSSKQPSVDKCIEDLNEAYKDILELGTASNNAPNGSVQIPESIKIRLTSQPLNKPSSLRRSAVSWSVDPDYRDIKSAFSRPATKSVTFSKQLREELPVPPRETGFREYRVVSHLSRRHSKDGRTVKLDLPDEPIETPLCDFSPTTHTTSAEVPWADRQPMQDASTLTSPPDYEDICQTLRQSRDPADAKQSTGNFKSNDPEFLQDVNVDSEEDCPICKRELENQMRQGPLPPLHEENSSDSSTNQSGSPPQRAALESPSEDTRAIEPNDSSLSQVGLDRCGDREQDLLQREDTGEAEKTDNACAENSDNSGTANPSEIIPADGATEERASNILANDVPVDPHVTKEQGCGNTVTKEVDSGQKQGIPGPNPEGSAEKQTTDGERKENSMPDDKQAQEKKPFAVSVHRLGYWSLGRDRPALPEFPPDRLPLSVPPNLDRRLSLSLEGERLSQGHRIEALQNKLAISPGRVAVERPARMRDVDFMYRVRRLSIRSSDSGEGEAETDGEGKDKQLEESHPAPRKDKDDDQEAPRSQQASEKTLSQDEDSSCLSESHDPSPVETV, translated from the exons ATGTACAGCGTGGAGGACCTCCTCATTTCGCACGGATACAAACTACCCAAGAGCGACCCTCCCTCTGCCACTCCTTTTGACAAGCGCCCTGCTGATTGCCAGCGTGAACTTGTAGACAACAGGGCTGGTCGGGGGGCTCTGAACGGGTATGAGGCGGACCGGGGGCCATCTATCACAGGCATCTATGGCATCAGGCCGGCGCTGGTGAAGGCCTACCCCATCGCAGACAATGAAAGTGTGGAAAGAAACCAAAGGAGAAAAGATGTTGGTATCGGCATCGGTATCCTCGGTGACGCTGGGCCCTTGGGTGATTCTCTCGCCACAGACAGCGG GTTCTATGACGTTCCCAGTTTGGCTTATTCTGAGCCTTTGAGCTACGATGAGAGGGACGTTTCCTACTGGCGCAGGCGGGGCCAGGACTTCAGCATCCTTCTGGACTATGCCGATGGACGGGAGCTGAGGGCCTCTGCTGGTGCGTGGAGGCCACAGGCCCTGATTACAGCCGAGGAACACAGAGCAGAAAGACAAGCACAGCAGCTATGGGAGGACATTTCCTGGCTCAGAGACATGGATGCCGCCCCTGGTCAACTAAGAGTAACCGAGGAAAGGAAGTGCCAGAGCCTCGGTACGGAGGAGTGGAGGCCCGCTGTTGGCCTCGGAAGGCAACTGTCagatggagacggagacaggTGGGCCCAGGGCCAGTATCGGTTGAGGACCCCGGTGGGCTTTTTTCACCCTCGAACTAAAACAAAATCTCAGTCTCTCCCCAGAGTGTTATCTCCTGAATCAAGTGGCAGAGAGCTCATTCCATCCAGACCAAGCCTACCCGACAGACAACAGAGGATAAATAGAACTGTTTTCTCTGGGCCATATAGCAGATACATCTATGGTGGTGCTGTAGTCAGGGATCGTTGGGGTAGAAATGCTGGGCCCAGCAGCCATGTTGCATTTCTACCAAAGCCGAGGTTTAGCAGGCCCTTACAGCCTCCGTCATATGAGATTCACCAGCAGACCAGGGGCAGTGCAGAAATGCTCGCTATAGACCAGGGTgccaaacaaaaagaaaggtCCTGCTATTTCCCAAGGGGAGGGGACCTGAGACATGACTATTTCACACAACACTCTACCATTTCTGGAATGGAGCCCCCCGGATACATCCCACCCCCATCATATAGAAGAATCCTTCCCCCAAGGTCAATTTCACTCAGCCGCAATGCAATGGCAAGCCTGCGATGGAGGGCAAACTCCCTCCAGATGCCCACCTCCGATCCTGGGAGATGGCTATCCAGACCCACAGGTGGTTCTTGGCTGGAATATTATGGCGATCGCGCTGCATCCTATCGAAGACAGGTACATTCTCTACATGAAGAACAACCAGGCCACGCCCGTCAAATACTGATCGAAGACCCAAGAGCGAAGCAAATCTCAGGAGGGCCGAGCGGAAGTTCTCTCACTGACTCAGACAAAATACGGAACATGAATAAAGAGACTCCGTCCGCTAAGATTTTAGGACAATCTCCACATGACAGTGCCTTTCCTCAGGGATCAGCTCTCAATACAGACAACCGCAAAATAGCTCTCAATGATAACGACAGCAGCAATCGATGGTGCAACAGGGGAATGAATAAAAAGAATGAGAGTATAGCTATTGAACAAAACCGTGCTCagttttttccttcttctatCCTGGGTAAACCGCCGCCTCCCCCATCCAAGCCAGCTGACCAGAGTGTTTCAGAAACTGTGACGGAAGTAAAAAAGATTGAACTGCCCGAGCTaccagaaaaagacaaatgcaggAATCTGAAAAAGCGACTTAGTGAAACGATATTTTGCTTGGTGTCTGTCCCTGCTACGCCGCAGCTCACTGGGATAATCCGTGATCAGAATAACAACAACGAGAAATCCCCAGACCCAGCGGATAGTCCCAGTGACAACAAGACTGGCCATTTAACAAACCAAAGTCTCCAAAGCACATCATCAGCTGAAGCCGAGCTCCAAGCGCTGACAGGTAGCATAGCAAGCAGCAAAGCAAGCAGTAGAGCAAGCagcaaaatgtttaaaaaggtaTCCTGCAGACCCCCCAAGATCAACCATTACAAGGAGATGAAGCTGTCGGGATCCTGGCCTGCAAACCAGTATCGAGACCAGGAGACACAAACCAGCCCAGAAGCCCGAAAACCTGCCCCCGAAAACAAGGAAGCACAACAAGACCCTGCCCCTCCCAACACTGACGCCCCTCCAGATAGCAGACTTGCAGTGGGCAGTACCTTCACTTTCCCTATAAAGGGAGTCAAGAGCCTGAAACTGTCAAGTAACAGCGCATTCTCCCTAACGTCGACCTTCTCCAACCAGCTGAACAAGAGCACAGCTCAGCAGCCAGCCGTACCACcctcaggaagtgcagaggagACCAACCCAGCAGCCACCAGTGGACAGGAGCCACTGGAGCAGTTCCTGCTGAAACCGACCAACCAGCGACCATGGGATGCTGTCAAAGAGCTGGAGACCATCAAAAAGGAGGTCcaggatcagcagcagcagagcagcaaacaGCCCAGTGTTGACAAGTGCATAGAGGATCTCAATGAGGCCTACAAAGATATCTTGGAGCTCGGCACTGCCAGCAATAACGCCCCCAATGGTTCTGTCCAAATCCCTGAGAGTATCAAAATCCGTTTGACGTCTCAGCCTCTCAACAAGCCCAGCAGCCTGAGGCGTAGTGCCGTGAGTTGGTCTGTCGACCCAGATTACAGGGACATAAAGAGCGCCTTCTCCAGGCCTGCAACAAAGTCTGTGACCTTCAGCAAGCAGCTTCGGGAGGAGCTCCCTGTCCCGCCTCGGGAGACCGGCTTCAGAGAATACAGGGTTGTTTCGCATCTTTCGCGCAGACACAGCAAAGATGGCCGAACAGTGAAACTAGACTTGCCAGATGAGCCTATCGAAACGCCACTTTGTGACTTTAGCCCAACAACACACACCACATCAGCTGAAGTGCCATGGGCTGATAGGCAGCCCATGCAGGACGCCTCTACACTCACTAGTCCACCGGATTATGAGGATATATGTCAGACTTTGCGTCAGTCCAGAGACCCAGCAGATGCCAAACAGTCCACAGGCAATTTTAAAAGTAATGACCCGGAGTTTCTTCAAGATGTAAATGTCGATTCAGAGGAGGATTGTCCTATTTGTAAAAGAGAGCTTGAGAATCAGATGAGACAGGGCCCACTGCCTCCACTTCATGAGGAGAACAGCTCAGACAGCTCAACCAATCAAAGTGGCAGTCCCCCACAACGCGCTGCCTTAGAAAGTCCATCAGAAGACACAAGAGCAATAGAGCCGAACGACTCAAGTTTGAGTCAGGTGGGTTTGGACCGTTGTGGTGACAGGGAGCAAGACTTGTTACAACGGGAGGACACTGGAGAAGCTGAAAAAACAGACAACGCTTGTGCAGAAAACTCGGACAACTCGGGCACGGCCAACCCTTCTGAGATCataccagcagatggcgctacAGAGGAGCGTGCGTCCAACATATTAGCAAATGATGTGCCTGTAGACCCCCATGTCACAAAGGAACAGGGTTGCGGTAACACGGTAACTAAGGAAGTAGACTCTGGGCAGAAGCAAGGCATTCCAGGACCAAACCCTGAAGGCAGTGCAGAGAAACAGACAACCGATGGTGAGCGGAAGGAGAACTCAATGCCTGATGACAAGCAGGCGCAAGAAAAGAAGCCCTTCGCTGTCTCAGTTCATAGACTAGGATACTGGTCTCTGGGGCGAGACCGCCCAGCATTGCCGGAATTCCCTCCAGATAGACTGCCACTTTCCGTACCCCCAAACCTAGATCGAAGGCTTTCTCTTAGCCTAGAGGGAGAAAGGCTGAGTCAGGGCCACCGAATAGAAGCACTGCAGAACAAGCTTGCTATTTCCCCCGGTCGGGTGGCCGTTGAGCGCCCGGCCCGGATGAGGGACGTGGACTTTATGTATCGCGTGAGACGCCTTAGCATCAGGAGTAGTGACTCTGgggagggagaggcagagacagacggagaagGCAAGGACAAACAGCTCGAGGAGTCCCATCCCGCTCCTCGGAAAGACAAGGACGATGATCAAGAGGCCCCCCGTTCACAGCAGGCCTCTGAGAAGACGCTGTCGCAAGATGAAGACTCGTCATGTCTCTCAG AATCCCACGATCCCAGCCCAGTGGAAACCGTGTAG